The Cloacibacterium sp. TD35 region GACGCTACTGTTTTAGACCTTAAAACTTTAAAAGCAGAAGGAAAAGCAGATTACGCTCCAGGTTATAAAGATACAGGGTATTTCTTGAATAAATTTATCCCTAGAATGGCAGATGTAACTACAGGATTAGGAGATGCTGTATTAAACTATCAACAAGATACTTACATCATCAGACTAGCAGATACTTACCTAATGGAAGCAGAAGCACTAGGAGGAACGGGAGCTAGAGCACAAGCATTACTTAATGCGGTAAGAGCAAGAGTAGGTTTATCTCCAGTAGCAGTTTCTATGGCAGCAATCAAAGCAGAAAGAAGAAGAGAGTTAGCAGGAGAAGGACATAGATTCTTTGACTTAGTAAGATGGGGAGATGCTGCTACAGCATTAGCAAGCAGAGGATTTAAAGCAGGAAAAAATGAAATTTTCCCTATTCCTTATGCAGAGCTTATTAATACTAAACTCGTTCAAAATCCTGGCTATTAAAATTAAAACTATGAGAAATTTTAAAATATTTTTTGGTTCACTATTTCTAATGCTTTTTATGATAAGCTGTGATATAGAAGGAATCAACAATGATACCCCTGATTTAACTTCAATCAGTGCAGATAACCTTAATAAGGTCATTGATATCAGCAAAGATAACTCAGGAAGAGTAAAAATTACCCCAACTGGTGAAGGGGTTGCAAAATTCTTAGTAGAATTCGGTCATGGAACTGGTGCAGCTGCTTCGGCAGTGGTTTTACCAGGAAGCAGTGTTACTCATGTATATCCAGAAGGTAATTATACTGTAAGTATTACTACTTATGATATGGCAGGTAATCAAACCAAGAAAACCTATCCATTTACCATCACTTATGTTGCACCTACTGATTTAGAAATCAATTCTAATTTGGCGGCATATACTCTAAATTTAGGAGCTAAAGCAAAATATGCAGCTGGTGGTTTCTTAGTATATTTCGGAGATGTTGCAAATGAAGTGGGAACCAAAGTACAAGGTACTTTAAACAGTACTACTGGAGAATACTCTTTTGCAGATGTTACACATACTTATGCTAGAGGTGGTAATTATACTATTAGGGTAGTAGCATTAAGTGGAGGTGCCGCTTTCACTACCAGTACTACTACTATTACAATCTTTGATCCTTATACTTTGCCAATTACTTATGAAACTCCAGGTCAGAACTATACCATAGGAGGAACATTTGGTGGTGTGAATGTAGGCGTGGTAGACAACCCATTCCCAGGAGGAATCAATACTTCTTCTAAAGTATGGCAATATACCAAAACAGTAGGAGCAGCAACTTGGAGCGGTACTTGGACACCAATGTCTTCCCCTAATTCTGTGCCAATTAATATTGACAATGGAGGTAAGATTAAAGTAATGATATACTCTACAGAAGCAGGTAAAAGTTTAAATGTAGAATTAGAACAAGCAACTACAGGAATTTCTAACCAAGTACTTAAAGTTGCTACTACAGTAGCTAATCAGTGGGAAGAATTAACCTTTGATTTTGGCGCACTAGGAACTATTCCTGCAGGAACAGAATTTAAGCAATTAGTGTTTAGATATAATGATTCAGCAGATGGTGCAGGAGAAGTAATCTATATAGATAACGTAAGACAAACAAATTAATATAAACCATGAATAAGAAAATTTCAATTATATTAGGGTTATTCTTCATTTTTACAGCAATTTTTACAGCTTGTAAAGAAGAAGAGTATTCAATGGGAGACCTAACCAAGCCAAGTAACTTGGTTATCACCGCCACTTTAGCAGGACAAAACACTGCTAATCCTTATGGTGATGGATCTGGTGTAGTAAATATTGTGGCTAAAGCAAATAATGCTCTAGCTTATAAGATAGGGTATTCAGTAATTTCTAAATTAGACAATAACCTAGAACTTATCCCTGTTACCAATACTGCACAAGGTTTAAAAGTGGTTAAAAAATTCACTGAACAAGGAGAAGTTGCTTACAGAATTACAGTAATCGCTTATGGTAAAGGAGGTACTTCTACAGTAGCTACTAAAGATGTAACTGTAAAATATGTATACGAAGCAGATCCTACTATTGTAACAAATCTTACTGCTAATTCTTCTAAAACTTGGAAAGTAGATCAGAGTGTAGCAGGTCATTTTGGAGTAGGACCATGGTCTACTACTTCTTTAACACCTGAATGGTGGGCTGCTGCTGTAAACGAAAAAGTAGCTTGCTGTAACTGTTTCTATACAGCTAGATTTACATTTAAACAACTTGACAAGTATAATTTTACTTTACAGATGTCTACCCCAGATGGAGCATTTACCAAAACAGGTAGCTTAGCATCTGTACAAGGAATTCCAGCATCTGGAGACGAAGGTTGCTATAGCTATGGAGGTGGAGCTTCTGTATTTAAATTTATGGATGCTACTTCTGGAATCGTAGGAACAACAGAAAACCCTACAACAGGGACAAGTATCGTTTTAGAAGGTAATAACACATACATTGGTTACGGATCTTTGAAAAAAGAATACGAAATCATGCAAATTACACCAGACTATATGTACTTAAGAGTACAAGGTACAGAAACTGGAAATGCTTGGTATATCAAGTTAGTTCCAGCTTTATAAAACAATTAGTTTCTTTAAAAAAATCACAGAGTTTAATTACTCTGTGATTTTTAACAATTGAATATCTATGAAAAATTATAAATTTTTACTCATAATTTCCATTTTTTCATTTCTATTTTTTAGCTGTGGAGGGAGTGGTTCTGGCTCATCAGACCCAGTAGTTACAACACCTACTAATTTAGTTATTAATAAATTAGTAGTGGGATCATCTACCACCATGCCAAATGGAGATGGAACAGGTGTAGTAAATTTTACTGTTTCTGCAAATAATGCAAAAGAATATAAAATGTCTGTAAACGGAGAAATTCTTACTTCTACTACAGGTAGTTTTACATATACATTTAAGCAGTCAGGGACTAATGAACATACTGTTTATGTTTCTGCATATAATGGAGATAAATTCATTTCAAGTAGTACAACGGTAACCGTTTATGTAATTCCAAAAGCAGTTTGGTTCGATGAATTTAGTGTAGATGGTGCTCCAGATTCTTCTAAATGGGGGTATGACCTAGGCAATAATAATGGCTGGGGAAATAATGAAGCACAATACTATACCAATGGAACTCAAAATGCCGTAGTAAGTAATGGAACTCTTAAAATTAATTTAATCAAAGAGGCATACCAAGGTTATAACTATACCTCAGCAAGACTTATTTCTAAAGGGAAATATTCTATGAAATATGGAAAAGTAGAAATTAGAGCAAAAATTCCATCTGGTGGCGGAACATGGCCTGCACTTTGGATGCTAGGAGACAATATTGATTCTGTTGGCTGGCCAGCTTGTGGAGAAATAGACATCATGGAGCATGTAGGCAACCAGTTAAATAAAATTTATGGAACTCTTCATTATCCAGGACGTTCTGGAGGAAATGCAGATGGAGCTACGATAATGATTTCTAATGCTACTACAGAATTTCACATTTACAGCATGGAATGGAATGCAAGTACCATAAAAATTTATGTAGATAATCAATTATTCTTTACTTATAATAATAACGCAAATTCACCTTTTAATCAAAACTTCTTCATCATCATGAATGTTGCGATGGGAGGTAATTTCGGAGGTGTCATTGATCCTAATGTGACCAATGCAACAATGGAAGTAGATTATATTCGGGTTTATCAATAAAATTTAAATCCATGTTTTTAAAAAAATCATATCTATTCATATGGGCCTTGGCAGGTATGAGTATAATTTCGTATTGCTCTAGAAGTACTACTTCACCTACACCAGAACCACCAAAACCTATTCCTACTAATGATATAGAAGTATGGCTCACCAAAGGAGATCAATCAGTAAAATTACAGAAACAAAATACCATTCTTAGTTTTACCGCAAACTCTAATTCATATCAAAACATTCAGATAGACGAAACCCAAACATACCAAACAGTTGATGGATTCGGTTATACCTTAACAGGAGGTAGTGTAGAAGTTATTAATAGTCTTACTGCTGCTAGAAAACAAGAACTCTTACAAGAACTCTTTGGCAGTAACGCTAATTCTATTTCTATAAGCTATCTTAGATTAAGTATAGGAGCATCTGACCTTAATAGCAGTGTATTTTCTTACAATGATCTTCCTGCTGGAGAAACAGATCCTACGCTTTCTAAATTCAGTTTAGAAAAAGACCGTCCTTTAATTGATATGTTAAAACAAATTCTTGCCATAAATCCTAATATTAAAATCATGGCAACTCCTTGGTCTGCTCCACTTTGGATGAAAGATAACGGGAATTCTATGGGAGGAAGTCTAAAACCAGAATATTACGGTGTATATGCACAATATTTTGTGAAATACATCACCGCTATGAAAAATGAAGGCATTACCATAGATGCAATTACTCCACAAAATGAACCATTAAATGGTAACAATAATCCTAGTATGGTGATGGCTGAAGGTCAGCAAGCAGAGTTTATAAAAAAACATCTAGGACCAGCTTTTAGAAATGCCAATATTACTACTAAAATTGTAGCCTTTGACCATAACTGTGATACACCATATTATCCAATTGCAGTTTTGTCAGATAAAGATGCAAATCCATATATTGATGGAACCGCTTTTCACCTGTATGGAGGTTTTATTACAGCTCTTGGAGACATAAAAGCTACTTTTCCTACTAAAAATATATATTTTACAGAACAGTGGACTTCTTCAACTGGAGACTTTGGAGGAGATTTAAAATGGCATTTGAAAAATATAATTATAGGCTCTATGAGAAACTGGAGTAAAACCGCTTTAGAATGGAACTTAGCCAATAATTCTCAGTTTAAACCTCATACAGAAGGGGGATGCTATATGTGTAAAGGAGCAATTACCATAAACTCTTCAGAAAACTTCGAAAGAAACGTAGGGTATTATATCATTGCTCATGCTTCTAAGTTTGTTCCACAGAATTCTGTTAGAATTGCGAGTACTCAATCAGGAAACCTTAATAATGTAGCTTTCAAGAGAGCCGATGGTAAAATTGTTTTGATTGTAGAAAATGATGGTGGCACACCAGAAACATTCAACATTAAAATCAATGGTAAAATTGCAACTACATCTCTAGATGCAGGAGCAGTAGCTACATATATTTTCTAATTTTTTTAAAAATAAAGAAATGAAAAACAATGCAGTTATTATGATGGCTGTTTTAGCATTCTGTGTTGGCTTTGCACAGCAAAAGAAAACACTCAAAAATGTTTCTATATACACCACTGCCAAAAACCAAACAGAAAAATTTGAACTCAGTAAAGGCAGTTTTCAGAATTTTCCTCAACCGAAGGAAACAGATATTTGCGTTTTTGTAGACCCAGATTTTAAATACCAAAAAATCACAGGAATTGGCGGAGCAATTACAGATGCTTCTGCAGAAACCTTTTATAAATTGCCTCAAGAAAAGCAAAAAGAATTTTTAGAAGCCTATTTTGGCAAAAATGGCTTACAGTATAACTTGATTAGAACCAGCATGAATTCTAGTGATTTCAGCAGTGGAAGTTATACCTATGTAGAAGAAAATGATAAGGCGCTTAAAACCTTCAATGTTCAACATGATGAGCAATATAAAATTCCGATGATTAAGGAAGCGCAAAAAATGATTGGCAAAAATTTCAAATTTTATTTCAGTCCGTGGTCTCCACCAGCTTGGATGAAAGATAACAATAATATGTTGAGAGGCGGTAAACTGAAAAAAGAATACTATCAGCCTTGGGCAAATTATTACATTAAATTCATCAAAGAATACGAGAAAAGAGGAATTCCAGTTTGGGGTCTTTCTGTACAAAACGAACCCATGGCTACACAGACTTGGGAATCTTGTATCTATACCGCCGAAGAAGAAGCAGAATTTTTAGGAAAATATCTAGGGCCTACCCTTTGGAAAAACGGTTACAAAAATAAAGAAGTCATCATTTGGGACCATAATAGAGATTTATTATACCAAAGAGCTACTACTACATTAAGTAACCCTTTGGCGAATAAATACGCTACAGGAATAGGTTTCCACTGGTATGAAACATGGACGAAATCTCAACCGCTTTTCGAGAATGTAGAAGAAACCGCAAAAGCCTTTCCTAATAAGTTTCTCATCTTCACCGAAGGTTGTGTAGAAAAATTTAAATTCGAGGAAATCTACGATTGGAGGTTGGGCGAAATTTATGGTAAAAACATGATTAATGATTTTAACAACGGAATTTCTGCTTGGACGGATTGGAACATTCTCTTAGATGAAAAAGGAGGTCCAAACCATGTAGGTAATTTCTGTTTCGCACCCATTATCGCAGACACCAGAACCGGAGAATTACATTACACTGCAGAATATTATTACATAGGACATATTTCTAAATATGTACAAATGAACGCAAGAAGACTAGGAACCGTTACCAATAGAGATTTTCTTCTCTCTACGTCATTTATGAATCCAAACGGACAAATGGTAGTAGTGGTGATGAATTCTTCTGACCGAGAAACCCAATATAATCTTTGGATAGAAGGTCAGTCTGTAAGCGTAACATCCCCTGCAAATTCTATACAAACTATAGTTATTTGATTCGTTTTTCAGACGAAGGCGCA contains the following coding sequences:
- a CDS encoding glycoside hydrolase family 16 protein; the encoded protein is MKNYKFLLIISIFSFLFFSCGGSGSGSSDPVVTTPTNLVINKLVVGSSTTMPNGDGTGVVNFTVSANNAKEYKMSVNGEILTSTTGSFTYTFKQSGTNEHTVYVSAYNGDKFISSSTTVTVYVIPKAVWFDEFSVDGAPDSSKWGYDLGNNNGWGNNEAQYYTNGTQNAVVSNGTLKINLIKEAYQGYNYTSARLISKGKYSMKYGKVEIRAKIPSGGGTWPALWMLGDNIDSVGWPACGEIDIMEHVGNQLNKIYGTLHYPGRSGGNADGATIMISNATTEFHIYSMEWNASTIKIYVDNQLFFTYNNNANSPFNQNFFIIMNVAMGGNFGGVIDPNVTNATMEVDYIRVYQ
- a CDS encoding glycoside hydrolase family 30 protein; the protein is MFLKKSYLFIWALAGMSIISYCSRSTTSPTPEPPKPIPTNDIEVWLTKGDQSVKLQKQNTILSFTANSNSYQNIQIDETQTYQTVDGFGYTLTGGSVEVINSLTAARKQELLQELFGSNANSISISYLRLSIGASDLNSSVFSYNDLPAGETDPTLSKFSLEKDRPLIDMLKQILAINPNIKIMATPWSAPLWMKDNGNSMGGSLKPEYYGVYAQYFVKYITAMKNEGITIDAITPQNEPLNGNNNPSMVMAEGQQAEFIKKHLGPAFRNANITTKIVAFDHNCDTPYYPIAVLSDKDANPYIDGTAFHLYGGFITALGDIKATFPTKNIYFTEQWTSSTGDFGGDLKWHLKNIIIGSMRNWSKTALEWNLANNSQFKPHTEGGCYMCKGAITINSSENFERNVGYYIIAHASKFVPQNSVRIASTQSGNLNNVAFKRADGKIVLIVENDGGTPETFNIKINGKIATTSLDAGAVATYIF
- a CDS encoding glycoside hydrolase family 30 protein, producing MKNNAVIMMAVLAFCVGFAQQKKTLKNVSIYTTAKNQTEKFELSKGSFQNFPQPKETDICVFVDPDFKYQKITGIGGAITDASAETFYKLPQEKQKEFLEAYFGKNGLQYNLIRTSMNSSDFSSGSYTYVEENDKALKTFNVQHDEQYKIPMIKEAQKMIGKNFKFYFSPWSPPAWMKDNNNMLRGGKLKKEYYQPWANYYIKFIKEYEKRGIPVWGLSVQNEPMATQTWESCIYTAEEEAEFLGKYLGPTLWKNGYKNKEVIIWDHNRDLLYQRATTTLSNPLANKYATGIGFHWYETWTKSQPLFENVEETAKAFPNKFLIFTEGCVEKFKFEEIYDWRLGEIYGKNMINDFNNGISAWTDWNILLDEKGGPNHVGNFCFAPIIADTRTGELHYTAEYYYIGHISKYVQMNARRLGTVTNRDFLLSTSFMNPNGQMVVVVMNSSDRETQYNLWIEGQSVSVTSPANSIQTIVI